A single genomic interval of Isorropodon fossajaponicum endosymbiont JTNG4 harbors:
- a CDS encoding retroviral-like aspartic protease family protein, with amino-acid sequence MKRKCSNESFNQAEKITLSTANGTITAHKINIKEFTVGAITKQDFLIAVLPQAKLPSNIDGLLGTDWLQAFYFVIDKKQLLLRLTPH; translated from the coding sequence ATCAAAAGAAAATGCAGCAATGAATCTTTTAACCAGGCAGAGAAAATCACTTTAAGTACTGCAAATGGCACTATTACAGCCCATAAAATTAATATTAAAGAATTTACAGTGGGTGCAATCACAAAACAAGATTTTCTCATTGCTGTTCTACCACAAGCAAAACTACCTTCCAATATTGATGGTTTATTAGGCACTGATTGGCTCCAAGCCTTTTACTTTGTAATTGATAAAAAACAATTATTATTACGCCTTACACCTCATTAA